One Brachyspira pilosicoli P43/6/78 genomic window carries:
- a CDS encoding YkgJ family cysteine cluster protein: MKKTKKKNDILEFSCTGCGLCCKENGYVYFSLEDIKKASDYLNINPLVFISKYLKHSYSLEYHIKVDEENRCPFLDENDKCIIHDAKPKQCRTFPYWNEYTDKNGNLISGKFNRPCPGVRVKNKK, encoded by the coding sequence ATGAAAAAAACTAAAAAGAAAAATGATATATTAGAATTCTCTTGTACAGGCTGCGGATTATGCTGTAAAGAAAATGGATATGTATATTTTTCTTTAGAAGATATAAAAAAAGCTTCAGATTATTTAAATATCAATCCTCTTGTGTTTATAAGTAAATATTTAAAACATAGCTATTCATTAGAATATCATATAAAAGTTGATGAAGAAAATAGATGTCCTTTTTTAGATGAAAATGATAAATGTATTATACATGATGCAAAGCCGAAACAGTGCCGTACTTTTCCTTATTGGAATGAATATACTGATAAAAATGGAAATTTGATATCTGGAAAATTCAATAGACCTTGTCCTGGCGTTAGAGTAAAAAATAAGAAATAA
- the aroF gene encoding 3-deoxy-7-phosphoheptulonate synthase, which translates to MIIVMKANAKEEQVNNITDRLTNLGLGTNKIVGVDCTVIGIVGDTSKVDKELIATLPGVDKVLKVQEPFKRANRAFKKEDTIVDVSGVKIGGEKPVIIAGPCSVESEEQVINIAKSVKASGASILRGGAFKPRTSPYAFQGLALDGLKILKLAKEEVGIPIVSEIVSIRHLEDFENTVDMIQIGARNMQNFELLKEVGKLKKPILLKRGLANTMEEWLMSAEYILDKGNPNVVLCERGIRTFETYTRNTFDVSAIPVIKRMSHLPVIGDPSHASGRAWMALPLTLAAISAGADGMIIEVHNDPEHALCDGAQSIRPETFADVMESVNMISETVSKIKAKHNGRVYTK; encoded by the coding sequence ATGATTATCGTAATGAAGGCTAATGCCAAAGAAGAACAAGTTAATAATATAACAGATAGATTAACAAATTTAGGACTTGGTACAAATAAAATCGTAGGAGTAGACTGCACAGTTATAGGTATTGTAGGAGATACTTCAAAAGTAGATAAAGAATTAATAGCAACATTACCAGGTGTAGATAAAGTATTAAAAGTACAAGAACCATTCAAAAGAGCAAACAGAGCATTCAAAAAAGAAGACACTATAGTAGATGTTAGTGGAGTAAAAATAGGCGGAGAAAAACCAGTAATTATAGCAGGACCTTGTTCTGTAGAAAGTGAAGAGCAAGTAATAAATATAGCAAAAAGTGTAAAAGCATCAGGAGCTTCAATACTTAGAGGAGGAGCTTTCAAACCTAGAACTTCCCCTTATGCATTCCAAGGTTTGGCACTTGACGGACTTAAAATATTAAAACTAGCAAAAGAAGAAGTAGGCATTCCTATTGTAAGTGAGATAGTATCTATAAGACACTTAGAAGATTTTGAAAACACTGTTGATATGATTCAAATAGGTGCTAGAAACATGCAGAACTTTGAACTTTTAAAAGAGGTTGGTAAATTAAAAAAGCCAATACTTTTAAAAAGGGGATTAGCTAACACTATGGAAGAATGGCTTATGAGTGCTGAATATATATTAGATAAAGGCAATCCTAATGTAGTGTTGTGTGAGAGAGGTATAAGAACATTTGAAACATATACAAGAAACACTTTCGATGTATCAGCTATACCAGTGATAAAAAGAATGAGCCACTTACCAGTTATAGGCGACCCTTCACATGCAAGCGGAAGAGCTTGGATGGCACTTCCTTTAACTCTTGCAGCAATTTCTGCAGGTGCTGACGGCATGATTATAGAAGTACATAATGACCCAGAGCATGCTTTATGCGATGGAGCACAATCTATAAGACCAGAAACATTTGCAGATGTAATGGAATCTGTTAATATGATTAGCGAAACAGTATCCAAAATAAAAGCAAAACACAACGGAAGAGTTTATACAAAATAA
- a CDS encoding HD domain-containing protein yields the protein MPEELNIDKYVVLTIDEIKEIKDNLIAHNIPLFRMDKENNIIAFPTEQLSLIVDNPKYSNVKLYAPKTFSHFINEFKLLNTNSAATYIETNKYVFQTPKEAAEEMSRKISEISKMSYNEKVNIIETYNKELKEIKVDEKHTINRNTAQQIVDAGNDVGLIAKVTMFESIKKIKGNEITQDQAKLENQEINDTTTSLVNTIVNMLSKNLETQKVFTELRNFSDGGVMAHSNRVFVSYVNFLAFYNNLIKRRNLIHSIRTSFPTVYKKYYENMTSSSEKYRIYEDFRTLEDCIDNGMRFVEEKEMNLYSIGALLHDIGKVKDLDYFEGESGRDYERIKKHLFNSYTLVSQTSEYSLEVILTVALHHEYYGLGYGPYERLYKLKLEKVPSFQIPRIMSYEAKVIDD from the coding sequence ATGCCTGAAGAATTAAATATAGATAAATATGTCGTTCTTACTATAGATGAAATAAAAGAAATTAAAGATAATCTAATAGCACATAATATACCATTATTTAGAATGGATAAAGAAAACAATATAATAGCTTTTCCAACAGAGCAGTTAAGTCTTATTGTAGATAATCCAAAATATTCTAATGTTAAATTATATGCCCCAAAAACTTTTTCTCATTTTATAAATGAGTTTAAATTATTAAACACAAACTCTGCAGCAACATATATAGAAACTAATAAATATGTATTTCAAACTCCAAAGGAAGCTGCTGAAGAGATGAGCAGAAAAATATCTGAAATCTCTAAAATGAGCTATAATGAAAAAGTAAATATAATTGAAACTTATAATAAAGAATTAAAAGAAATTAAAGTTGATGAGAAACATACAATAAACAGAAACACAGCTCAGCAGATAGTAGACGCTGGTAATGATGTTGGGCTTATTGCCAAAGTTACTATGTTTGAAAGTATCAAAAAAATTAAAGGAAATGAGATTACACAAGACCAGGCAAAATTAGAGAATCAGGAAATTAATGATACTACTACTTCTTTGGTAAACACAATAGTTAATATGCTTTCAAAAAATTTAGAAACACAGAAAGTTTTTACAGAATTAAGAAATTTCTCTGACGGCGGTGTAATGGCTCACTCAAATAGGGTTTTTGTCTCTTATGTAAATTTTCTTGCCTTTTATAACAATCTCATAAAAAGAAGAAATTTAATACATAGCATAAGAACATCTTTTCCTACAGTGTATAAAAAATATTATGAGAATATGACTTCTTCTTCAGAAAAATACAGAATATACGAAGACTTTAGAACTCTTGAAGACTGTATTGATAATGGTATGCGTTTTGTAGAAGAAAAAGAGATGAACTTATATTCTATTGGTGCTTTGCTTCATGATATAGGAAAAGTAAAAGATTTGGATTATTTTGAGGGTGAATCTGGAAGAGATTATGAGAGAATAAAAAAACATTTATTTAATAGCTACACTCTTGTAAGCCAAACTTCTGAATATTCTCTTGAGGTTATTTTAACTGTTGCTTTGCATCATGAATATTATGGGCTTGGTTATGGACCTTATGAGCGTTTATACAAATTAAAATTAGAGAAAGTTCCTAGCTTTCAGATACCAAGAATAATGTCTTATGAGGCTAAAGTAATAGATGACTGA
- a CDS encoding LysM peptidoglycan-binding domain-containing protein, producing MLPTTIQQISNEEPTFNQEEMDKAIENAVEIDDDTPVEAYQNYSNKKLKELEEKDIKIIETEEELKTSTVIPEIEKKPVEPYKVPEHSIENDEKKSNKLIPIIGIIIIILGLSFLGFQFLTSKNDNNDDGFYNIVTNENVLSNENINEMTNDYDDLSDISNINAISSNQNNLISNQNNNANKITNNIVTNNTPTNNIVTNNQINKITNDTQAKTNNIQTNTAVVKTNTINTNVNPPKEPELPNPPVIPDPPTPPATQNNNTQNNTVSYIDGNVYKTKWTDTLTSIATKELGDARKWPMIFAANDNIFTDPDKIVFNVNIKIPNDGKKKIEDMNQTEKKIYMMLI from the coding sequence GTGCTTCCTACAACTATACAGCAAATATCTAATGAAGAGCCAACATTCAATCAAGAAGAAATGGATAAAGCAATAGAAAATGCTGTAGAAATAGATGATGATACTCCAGTGGAAGCTTATCAAAATTATTCAAACAAAAAATTAAAAGAATTAGAAGAAAAAGATATTAAAATTATAGAAACTGAAGAAGAATTAAAAACATCTACTGTTATACCTGAAATAGAAAAGAAACCTGTAGAACCTTACAAAGTTCCAGAGCATTCTATTGAAAATGATGAGAAAAAATCAAATAAGCTTATACCAATCATAGGTATTATAATTATAATATTAGGTTTATCATTCTTAGGTTTCCAATTCTTAACTTCTAAAAATGATAACAATGATGATGGATTTTATAATATAGTTACAAATGAAAATGTATTAAGCAATGAAAATATTAATGAAATGACTAATGATTATGATGATTTATCTGATATATCAAATATAAACGCTATAAGCAGCAATCAAAATAATCTTATAAGTAACCAAAACAACAACGCAAATAAAATTACTAATAACATTGTAACTAATAATACACCTACTAACAATATTGTTACTAATAATCAAATAAACAAAATAACAAATGATACTCAAGCAAAAACAAATAATATTCAAACAAACACAGCAGTAGTAAAAACAAACACAATTAACACAAATGTAAACCCTCCAAAAGAGCCTGAATTGCCTAATCCTCCTGTAATACCAGACCCTCCTACTCCGCCTGCAACACAAAATAATAATACTCAAAACAATACTGTTTCATATATAGACGGAAATGTATATAAAACTAAATGGACAGATACTTTAACTTCTATTGCTACAAAAGAGCTTGGAGATGCTAGAAAATGGCCTATGATATTTGCTGCTAATGATAATATATTTACAGACCCTGATAAAATAGTATTTAATGTAAATATAAAAATACCTAATGACGGCAAAAAAAAAATTGAAGATATGAATCAAACTGAAAAAAAAATTTATATGATGCTTATATGA
- a CDS encoding chemotaxis protein CheX, with amino-acid sequence MFDLDVVNAFSKGTVVILKSYFNSNVGKGSIKIHRNANHVGGVIVFIGINGDLSGRLMFNMSKATAFKLASALNMESITVIDDMFISTIKEFVNMVAGSAINELSTKHIDLDMTPPAILMSDQLSMLERENDQILSICYKTELGEIFMNLIIFNQTPS; translated from the coding sequence ATGTTTGATTTAGATGTTGTAAACGCTTTTAGTAAGGGTACAGTTGTTATATTAAAGAGTTATTTTAATTCTAATGTTGGTAAGGGTAGTATAAAAATACATAGAAATGCTAATCATGTTGGCGGGGTTATAGTTTTTATTGGTATTAATGGAGATTTAAGCGGAAGACTTATGTTTAATATGAGTAAGGCTACTGCTTTCAAGTTAGCTTCTGCTCTTAATATGGAATCTATTACTGTTATAGATGATATGTTTATTTCAACTATAAAAGAATTTGTTAATATGGTTGCTGGTTCTGCAATAAATGAACTTTCTACTAAACATATAGATTTGGATATGACTCCTCCTGCAATATTAATGAGTGACCAATTATCTATGCTTGAAAGAGAAAACGACCAAATACTTTCTATATGCTACAAAACAGAGCTTGGCGAAATATTTATGAACTTAATAATATTTAATCAAACTCCATCATGA
- a CDS encoding threonine aldolase family protein, translating into MRVYDLRTDTITKPSDEMRKAIYKAECGDDVYMEDPTVNKLQDMAAEITGKEKAIFVSSGTMGNLIPLLILSSKTRQILLEEESHIVHYELGGVAALAGVLPLPVKAKRGILTKSIIEDYFSPQPYYMSNVNIVEVENSHNRHGGSVYPIEVLKELYSFTKSKNVHMHMDGARVFNASIASKASVKEIASNTDSITFCLSKGLGAPMGAMLCGKKEFIDEAFKIRKLIGGGLRQIGLMAAAGIYALENNIGSLEEDHIKAKKIASAVIESKLGELSLDEVETNIVIAKTQKKSIELVNKLLEKGIKASSFGDYKLRFVTHRDISMKEVEEACDIIKSFKNNI; encoded by the coding sequence ATGAGAGTTTATGATTTAAGAACAGACACAATAACAAAGCCTAGCGATGAAATGCGTAAAGCAATATATAAAGCAGAATGCGGTGATGATGTTTATATGGAAGACCCTACAGTAAATAAACTTCAAGACATGGCAGCAGAAATTACAGGAAAAGAAAAAGCAATATTTGTTTCAAGCGGTACTATGGGTAATTTAATACCTTTATTAATATTATCTTCAAAAACAAGACAAATACTTTTGGAAGAAGAATCTCATATTGTACATTATGAACTTGGAGGAGTAGCTGCATTGGCTGGTGTTTTGCCTTTACCAGTAAAAGCTAAAAGAGGAATATTAACAAAATCTATAATAGAAGATTATTTTTCTCCTCAGCCTTATTATATGTCTAATGTAAATATAGTAGAAGTTGAAAACAGTCATAATAGACATGGGGGAAGCGTATACCCAATAGAGGTTTTAAAAGAATTATATAGTTTTACAAAATCAAAAAACGTGCATATGCATATGGACGGAGCGAGAGTATTTAATGCTTCTATTGCTTCAAAAGCTTCTGTAAAAGAAATAGCTTCTAATACAGATTCTATCACATTTTGTTTGTCAAAAGGACTCGGTGCACCTATGGGAGCTATGTTATGCGGAAAAAAAGAGTTTATAGATGAGGCTTTCAAAATTAGAAAGTTAATAGGAGGCGGATTAAGACAGATTGGTTTGATGGCTGCTGCTGGAATATATGCTTTAGAAAATAATATAGGCTCATTAGAAGAAGACCATATAAAGGCAAAAAAAATAGCTTCTGCTGTAATTGAATCAAAATTGGGTGAGTTGAGTTTAGATGAAGTTGAAACTAATATTGTTATAGCAAAAACACAAAAGAAATCAATAGAATTGGTAAATAAACTTTTGGAAAAAGGAATAAAAGCAAGTTCTTTTGGTGATTATAAATTAAGGTTTGTAACTCATAGAGATATTAGCATGAAAGAAGTTGAAGAAGCTTGTGATATAATAAAAAGCTTTAAAAATAATATTTAA